aaaggaaaatcGCCAGTTAAGTCTTGGAGCTGTTTTAAGGGAAAAATGGTAAAAGTTTGGCATGAAGCAATAATTTAAGAATCATACACTGCCATCATATTgaggaattaaaatatattttaaaatcagagctCATGTATACAATTTATTTGCTAGGACATATTCTTTCTCCTACACGTCTTTCAGACACAAATTAATATCAAAGGTGCAAAAAGAAAGACTAACTCATATTGAAAAGGCTGCAGGTTTCTGAATAATCAAGACAAtagtaaataatattttaagaacCTACTGTTTTGGGAagctcttcctcttgctactcTGCAGATAATGGCGAAGAAGAGGATAAaaacctttctttcctctgagcTCCTCCATGGCTCAAGTGTGGTCATGCTTTTAATACTAACAAGTTTTCAAACATTCACACGTTAGATATGTGCAGTTTCCCACTTGCACAATCAGTAACTTGTACAGAAATCAGTTGactgcaaattttattttcaaaaccagcaaactagcctccccccaccccatttctcttttttgctccagagaagaagccaaTTTCTTTTCACGTTTTCAATAAATATAACATCTACTCTGAAACAAAGACCTGGTTCTAAGCAATCTTAAACAatttttacagctatttttaaaaggcaccAAGATAGATTTctttatatgaaaatgtttctggCTAAGGCACAATGAATCATATCAATATCATGGTAGAGGAAATAGAAAGCTTAAACTGCAACAATAAAGTCTTTAGTTTAAACTCAAGGCCAAACTTACACATGGTACAGGGTAGTGAGGTACCAGAGAGCTGACTGAGAAAGGTTGTGAGGCATCAGTCTTCCAGAGGTTTGTAAAGCAGAGTTATGAAGGCTTCTCTGACGAATGAGGTGGATGGAGCTGATCCTGTCTCATGGCTGGGAGACAAGAGTTTATCAGATGGGTGGTCCCAGCCTGTTTTTCTGGGATGCTATGGTTGCTTCCATAAGTCCTGTCTTCCAAGAAAGCATGAGAAGGCAGGCAGAAAGCTTTAATGCTTATCTCATATTACATCTTTGGCATAAATATAGTGATGATTACCCACAGCTGATCATGTGGGATCTTTCAGTAAATGCAGTATTTGAAGCAGTTCTGTTTTCCATGTGCAAAGCCAGTTTTAAAATTGCTGGAGAAAACGGTGCTGATTCCTCAGTGTAGATAACCACAAATGTACATCGCTCAGGAATGTATACTGGGCAAGCCATCCTCCATTTGGCAGAACAGGGTCTTCCTCAGTAATGGCCCACACTGGTGCCTAATGCTTACGGAAGGTATGGTTCAATGTTATAAGAGGCTGGCCAAGCTGTTCACACCGGAAGAGTTCTGACAGTAATGTAATGCAACGTTTACAGACGCAAAGAAGAGGAGTCAGACTTTTGGTCCTATATTACCTTTTAACTCTCAGTTATCTTCTAAGTTAGAAAGAAGTTTTGAAAtagttatttctatttttggCCCTAGCAAGTTTCTGGTCATGTTGGCAAAGGGAAAATTGGTGCAGTGGTGGTGAAGGCTGATTTTAAGTGGCCTTCTGATGATTTGTGTTGTTTTACTCTGGCAAGCTTTTCACATTTTAACAGATACCATGAAGATGAAGGACTATGataataaattccttttttcctaacaattttttccctttcaccattaacaggaagaaaaatgtgtagCAGGTGTGAACCTGTTCACCATTCACCAGAAAAATGctgtcctttcttcttcctcttccctgccGTGACCGGGGTGATTCTACTACTGTGTCAGGGATAACACTCTCAGAGTCCTGCAAGGCAAGTAGGAGCTGAGGAAGAGACGTTCTTCCACTGCAAGCAATCCCATCTCGTAGCACAAGGCTTAAAGACAGGACATAGTTCAATAATCTTCttcatgttcattttctcaCAAAATTCTTTTGCAGCAAAGTAATAGAAGATGGCATCCAGGCAGCAGTTCAGGTTGGCAAATATCATTGACACCTGAATGAAGAAGCTGatgttttgtttcagactgCAGTCCTCTATAACATGCTGTCGTACCAGGCACTGTAGGCAGATCCCGAGATGGACTGGTGTGAAACACACCAAAAATACCACGAGGTTGATGGTAATGACTCGTAAGGAGCCActgtcttcttccttctttttatctttgcttttttgactCAGAAGAATAGAGATGTTttgagcagagcagaaaacCATTGCTGAGAGTGGGATCAGAAATCCAAAAATCTCCACAGAAACAATGAGAGGGATGCTCCAGGCCTGTTCTGACATGTTGTGAAAGCACTTTAAATTCTCGTCTTTGTGA
This Rhea pennata isolate bPtePen1 chromosome 9, bPtePen1.pri, whole genome shotgun sequence DNA region includes the following protein-coding sequences:
- the LOC134144224 gene encoding G-protein coupled receptor 55-like, producing MTNHSEECNFTSIDSLAKTLQFGISIPTFILGLILNTLALSMFCCFWKKQTKTSVYMINLAIADVLLLLSLPLKLYYSVAEAPGLLCAFIESLYFVNMYGSIFIIVCITVDRYICIRHPFKGRANQSPKWAIFICCFIWAIVWLCSSPMYVFHKDENLKCFHNMSEQAWSIPLIVSVEIFGFLIPLSAMVFCSAQNISILLSQKSKDKKKEEDSGSLRVITINLVVFLVCFTPVHLGICLQCLVRQHVIEDCSLKQNISFFIQVSMIFANLNCCLDAIFYYFAAKEFCEKMNMKKIIELCPVFKPCATRWDCLQWKNVSSSAPTCLAGL